Proteins co-encoded in one Chloroflexota bacterium genomic window:
- a CDS encoding GNAT family N-acetyltransferase, protein MTDSPVVDGPRACAADEFDGVVALLNRVFREGSDQNTQTDYPLIFDPARREYMRVVSIDGAVVAHVPVAPRGVVIDGDSFTLAIIGGTVTHPDHRHRGYATACLRDGVRIMVERGWPVSALWTIEPTFPFYRNSGWEAVGSQGWMYPLDADDVARMRPSRHRIAVYEPGNSGHLSAIRGIHDREPLRIARSPDEYDVLFSLPKMHTLLAFEDDDVAAYLTVGQGTNKPGLVEGGGDHRALEALVRHARAEWPADQDLQVVLPLTPCALGKVVSAIKPGQQRPVEQASGIGFQMMRVNDFGLLMRQVRNHLGRRSAGIRGEACVVSEDTNEAVSLRVRDGEVEVMSERLPDAVALSRRQLTQLVFGGHPSAPPLDLHGSGAHLLDALFPIYAPIWEIDHS, encoded by the coding sequence ATGACCGACAGTCCAGTGGTGGATGGACCGCGGGCATGCGCCGCCGACGAGTTCGATGGCGTGGTCGCGCTGCTCAACCGCGTGTTCCGCGAAGGCTCCGACCAGAACACCCAAACCGACTATCCGCTGATCTTCGACCCCGCGCGCCGCGAGTACATGCGGGTGGTCAGCATCGACGGCGCGGTGGTCGCCCACGTGCCGGTGGCGCCGCGGGGCGTGGTCATCGACGGGGACAGCTTCACGCTGGCCATCATCGGTGGGACGGTCACGCACCCGGACCATCGGCATCGCGGCTATGCCACCGCCTGCCTGCGGGATGGGGTGCGCATCATGGTCGAGCGCGGCTGGCCGGTCTCGGCGCTGTGGACGATCGAGCCGACCTTCCCGTTCTATCGCAACTCGGGCTGGGAGGCCGTAGGGTCGCAGGGCTGGATGTACCCGCTGGACGCGGATGACGTCGCGCGGATGCGGCCCAGCCGCCACCGGATCGCCGTCTACGAGCCTGGCAATTCGGGGCATCTCAGCGCAATCCGCGGCATCCACGACCGCGAGCCGCTGCGCATCGCCCGGTCCCCCGACGAATACGACGTGCTGTTTAGCCTGCCCAAGATGCACACCCTTCTAGCTTTCGAGGACGACGACGTGGCTGCCTACCTCACGGTTGGGCAGGGAACGAACAAGCCGGGTCTGGTCGAGGGCGGGGGCGACCACCGGGCGCTGGAGGCGCTCGTGCGTCACGCCCGTGCCGAGTGGCCCGCCGACCAAGACCTGCAGGTCGTCCTGCCGCTGACGCCGTGCGCCCTGGGCAAAGTGGTCAGTGCGATCAAGCCGGGGCAGCAGCGGCCAGTGGAGCAGGCCAGCGGCATCGGGTTTCAAATGATGCGAGTGAACGACTTTGGCTTGCTGATGCGACAGGTTCGGAACCACCTGGGTCGCCGGTCGGCGGGCATCCGTGGCGAGGCGTGCGTGGTGAGCGAGGACACGAATGAAGCCGTGTCGCTGCGCGTGCGCGACGGCGAGGTCGAAGTCATGTCCGAGCGCCTGCCCGATGCGGTGGCGCTGAGCCGCCGGCAGCTAACCCAGCTCGTGTTTGGGGGGCATCCGTCGGCGCCGCCGCTCGACCTGCACGGCAGCGGCGCGCACCTCCTCGACGCACTGTTCCCGATCTACGCGCCGATCTGGGAAATCGACCACTCATAG
- a CDS encoding family 10 glycosylhydrolase, whose translation MPGSASVDRHTDRWLAGSPVYLADLDRCLPADAMNPAPALRRWRALPFTAEACAGTMLLAGPETAAPDVTYPLDVAGWHAISIGVYAETHGESRALRARLTGEPSFTYLATHPDEGTFQAEHLLERFWKIADLTDRQIELGQISPRVGSGDEAGSFVCTPANIAYIKLVPLSPAEVEAHLADEARTDRRRLFAHNDAHGYIWNGGPLTVEEIQREVAPLADSDVARIYWEGAVGDLTFYPSDIGHMPTADGVEDFMRVGDHTHARAWRHLRDEGIDPLRVAAETAQSVGIELHASYRVAGFHFAAPIYDSWNAGGFYLDHPELRCVTRDGYPAPRLSYAYPETRDLVISLLREMASYPVDGVALLFNRRPPLLEYEPPLVEGFQAQFGLDPRALDERDERWLRYRAAFLTTFMRELRAGLDATDQELGRTRPTQISAVVLSSEAENLYRAIDLRTWVAQGLVDTVIPYSSAPNLDSGAEAWGDPASIEFFTELVNGTDCVLAPNLMPRYVPPAELRRRARELYDAGVTHFFAWDAVMLGGRAVFNDYWDALRRLGHRDEIAAWSEAGEPSLASTTMRLLTLGDWDMSYATPG comes from the coding sequence ATGCCGGGTAGCGCGAGCGTGGATCGCCACACCGACCGCTGGCTTGCCGGTTCGCCGGTGTATCTGGCGGACCTCGACCGCTGCCTGCCCGCCGACGCCATGAACCCCGCGCCTGCCTTGCGGCGCTGGCGCGCGCTGCCATTCACGGCGGAGGCCTGCGCCGGGACGATGCTGCTGGCCGGTCCCGAAACCGCGGCGCCCGACGTCACCTATCCCCTCGATGTCGCGGGCTGGCACGCGATTTCGATCGGCGTCTACGCCGAAACGCACGGGGAGAGCCGCGCGCTGCGCGCCCGGCTCACGGGCGAGCCGTCGTTCACGTACCTGGCGACGCATCCCGACGAGGGCACGTTTCAGGCCGAGCACCTGCTGGAGCGCTTCTGGAAGATTGCGGACCTCACGGATCGGCAGATCGAGTTGGGACAGATCAGCCCCCGCGTGGGGTCCGGTGACGAGGCCGGCTCGTTCGTCTGCACGCCCGCGAACATCGCCTATATCAAGCTGGTTCCGCTGTCACCGGCCGAGGTGGAAGCGCACTTGGCCGACGAGGCCCGCACCGACCGGCGGCGGCTGTTCGCGCACAACGACGCCCACGGCTATATCTGGAATGGCGGGCCGCTCACGGTCGAAGAGATCCAGCGCGAGGTCGCGCCGTTGGCCGATTCGGACGTGGCGCGGATCTATTGGGAGGGCGCCGTCGGCGACCTGACGTTTTATCCGTCGGACATCGGCCACATGCCGACGGCTGATGGCGTGGAAGACTTCATGCGCGTCGGGGATCACACGCACGCGCGTGCCTGGCGGCACCTTCGCGACGAGGGGATCGACCCGCTGCGCGTCGCCGCCGAGACCGCGCAGTCAGTTGGGATCGAGCTGCACGCCTCATACCGCGTCGCCGGATTCCACTTTGCGGCGCCGATCTACGACTCGTGGAACGCCGGAGGGTTCTACCTGGACCATCCCGAACTCCGCTGCGTGACACGCGACGGCTATCCGGCGCCGCGACTGTCCTATGCCTACCCCGAGACGCGGGACCTGGTGATCTCGCTCTTGCGGGAGATGGCGAGCTATCCGGTCGACGGCGTGGCGCTGCTGTTCAATCGCCGCCCGCCGTTGCTGGAGTACGAGCCGCCGCTGGTGGAGGGATTCCAGGCGCAGTTCGGCTTGGACCCCCGCGCATTGGACGAGCGCGACGAGCGCTGGCTGCGATATCGCGCCGCATTCCTGACCACGTTCATGCGCGAGTTGCGCGCCGGACTGGACGCGACGGACCAGGAGTTGGGGCGCACCCGTCCGACGCAAATCTCAGCCGTCGTGCTGAGCAGCGAAGCCGAGAACCTGTACCGCGCCATCGACCTTCGCACGTGGGTCGCGCAAGGCCTGGTGGACACGGTGATTCCCTACAGCTCGGCGCCGAACCTTGACAGCGGCGCCGAAGCCTGGGGCGACCCGGCGTCCATCGAGTTCTTCACCGAGCTGGTGAACGGCACAGACTGCGTGCTGGCGCCGAACCTGATGCCGCGCTACGTGCCCCCGGCTGAACTGCGACGGCGCGCGCGCGAGCTCTACGACGCCGGCGTGACGCACTTCTTTGCCTGGGATGCCGTGATGCTCGGTGGGCGCGCAGTCTTCAACGACTATTGGGACGCGCTGCGCCGTCTGGGCCATCGTGACGAGATTGCGGCCTGGAGCGAAGCGGGCGAGCCGTCCCTCGCCTCCACCACGATGCGTCTCCTGACGCTCGGCGACTGGGACATGTCCTACGCCACGCCGGGCTAG
- a CDS encoding thymidylate kinase: MRNRQARDLRFYGEPPTGWHDREVLGRIVVFEGPDGAGRSTHIRLIKEWLEDMGLPAVDTGLTRSDLAGRGIDRAKTGHRLDAVTLNLFYATDFCDRLERLILPSARAGMVVLADRYFYSLIARACVRGMPREWMDGLYSFAPIPDKVIYLDVDVDQLLPRALHAGNIDYWESGQDFLKGTDPHSTYIAYQTDMIRQLRELAGIHSFDVVDARGPITQTFESIRGRIEEVIADIA; this comes from the coding sequence ATGAGGAACCGGCAGGCGCGCGACTTGCGCTTCTACGGGGAGCCGCCCACCGGATGGCACGATCGCGAGGTCCTGGGTCGCATTGTCGTCTTCGAAGGCCCGGACGGCGCCGGACGATCGACCCATATCCGGCTGATCAAGGAGTGGCTGGAGGACATGGGGCTTCCAGCCGTGGACACCGGACTTACCCGCTCCGACCTGGCCGGGCGCGGCATCGACCGGGCCAAGACGGGGCATCGGTTGGACGCAGTGACGCTCAACCTGTTTTACGCCACAGACTTCTGCGACCGCCTGGAGCGGTTGATCCTGCCGTCGGCCCGCGCCGGAATGGTGGTGCTCGCCGACCGCTACTTTTATTCGCTGATCGCGCGGGCGTGCGTGCGAGGCATGCCGCGCGAGTGGATGGACGGGCTCTACTCGTTCGCCCCGATCCCTGACAAAGTGATTTATCTCGATGTCGATGTGGACCAGCTCCTGCCGCGCGCTCTGCACGCCGGAAACATCGACTACTGGGAGTCAGGGCAGGACTTTCTTAAGGGGACCGATCCGCATTCGACCTACATCGCCTATCAGACGGACATGATCCGGCAGCTGCGCGAGCTGGCGGGCATCCACAGCTTCGACGTGGTGGACGCGCGCGGACCGATTACGCAGACCTTCGAGTCCATCCGCGGGCGCATCGAGGAAGTGATCGCCGACATCGCCTGA
- a CDS encoding ATP-dependent 6-phosphofructokinase: MQLSLRNIGILTAGGDSPGLNVAIRGVGKTAIQQFGMRVVGFRDGFRGLMENRFIELNNDNLSGILTLGGTMLGASRDKPHRMPIAGRKADMTDIMVENFEKHRLDALVCLGGGGTQASAYKLVRKGLRIVTLPKTIDNDVAGTDVSIGFNTALTIATEAIDRLHSTAHSHHRIIVVETMGHNTGWLALGAGLAAGADVILIPEIPYDIEKIAEAIRRRSLGGRGFSIVAVSEGARPHEGASGKERGNGNAAGGRGNGHGDSLGAHSQQVARQLEELTGLESRLTILGHVQRGGTPSPFDRVLATHLGTACARYVADGVTGSMIGVHGEEVTPVDLADVAGERKTVPLDHHWISAARDTGVELGD, encoded by the coding sequence ATGCAGCTTTCGTTGAGAAACATCGGAATCCTCACAGCCGGAGGCGACAGCCCGGGCCTGAATGTGGCCATTCGCGGTGTCGGCAAGACCGCGATTCAGCAGTTCGGCATGCGCGTCGTTGGTTTCCGCGATGGGTTTCGCGGGCTCATGGAAAACCGATTCATTGAGCTCAACAACGACAACCTCTCGGGAATCTTGACGCTTGGCGGAACGATGCTTGGGGCGAGTCGCGACAAGCCGCACCGCATGCCCATTGCCGGACGCAAGGCGGACATGACCGACATCATGGTCGAAAACTTCGAAAAGCATCGGTTGGATGCGCTGGTCTGCCTCGGCGGTGGAGGCACGCAGGCCAGCGCCTACAAGTTGGTGCGCAAAGGGCTGCGGATTGTCACGCTGCCCAAGACCATCGACAACGACGTGGCCGGCACCGACGTGAGCATCGGGTTCAACACGGCGCTCACGATTGCGACCGAGGCCATTGACCGCCTGCACAGCACCGCGCACAGCCATCATCGAATCATCGTCGTGGAGACGATGGGGCACAACACTGGCTGGCTCGCCCTCGGGGCCGGACTCGCCGCCGGCGCCGACGTGATCCTCATCCCCGAGATTCCTTATGACATCGAGAAGATCGCGGAAGCGATCCGCCGCCGCAGCCTGGGTGGTCGCGGATTCAGCATCGTCGCGGTCTCGGAGGGGGCGCGGCCACATGAAGGCGCTTCGGGCAAGGAACGTGGAAACGGCAACGCTGCCGGCGGACGAGGCAATGGGCACGGTGATTCACTTGGCGCGCACTCGCAGCAGGTGGCTCGCCAGTTGGAAGAGCTGACGGGTCTGGAATCGCGCTTGACGATCTTGGGCCACGTGCAGCGAGGCGGAACGCCGTCGCCCTTCGACCGGGTATTGGCTACTCACCTCGGCACGGCCTGCGCGCGATACGTGGCCGATGGCGTCACCGGCAGCATGATCGGCGTGCACGGCGAAGAGGTGACGCCGGTCGATCTCGCCGACGTTGCCGGCGAGCGCAAGACTGTGCCGCTGGATCATCACTGGATTTCCGCCGCGCGCGACACCGGGGTCGAGCTCGGGGACTAG
- a CDS encoding sulfatase-like hydrolase/transferase: protein MSRPNILLIVTDQQRGDCLGLAGHPVLRTPNMDYIGGAGTNFTRGYSEVPSCIPARHVLMSGQSADVSGMVGFYYRNEKSTWQPEATLPGELRRAGYETRLIGKLHLQPRRRRWGFDAMELADGIGGDDNDYADWLRERVPEDQLQAAHGVGSNSWVGRPSHLPEHLSYSAWVVTRALEYLEKRDPSTPFFLNLSFFPPHPPLAPSRVFYERYASLDLPEPVVGDWVDPLPPGASLGLDPLGGSQRLNLDPLTMHYCRAAYYGLINEIDAQLGRLFNAMRGSLLTNTFVMFVSDHGEMLGDHHLFAKTEPFEASARIPFMAMPPQPGRGKANAEFPSGVTCDAPVGLQDVMPTLLDAANVPIPPGVTGRSLLPFMRGERPEWRDALHGEHATWRTPDTGTHWLVTATHKYIWYSQTGDELLFDLAADPNELHDLSGEHDLEQWRRRMVAALVNRPEGFTDGRRLMPGQPHRSFVPGKGPVVEWPDVGR, encoded by the coding sequence GTGAGCCGTCCTAACATCCTGCTCATCGTCACCGACCAGCAGCGCGGCGACTGCCTGGGTCTGGCGGGTCACCCGGTGCTGCGGACGCCCAACATGGACTACATCGGGGGCGCCGGCACGAACTTCACCCGCGGCTACAGCGAAGTGCCGTCCTGCATCCCGGCGCGCCACGTGTTGATGTCGGGGCAGTCCGCGGACGTGAGCGGGATGGTGGGGTTCTACTACCGAAATGAGAAGTCGACGTGGCAGCCGGAGGCGACCCTGCCGGGCGAGCTGCGCCGCGCGGGTTATGAGACGCGCCTGATCGGCAAGCTGCACTTGCAACCTCGGCGGCGGCGCTGGGGGTTCGACGCGATGGAGCTGGCCGACGGCATCGGCGGGGACGACAACGACTACGCGGACTGGCTGCGCGAGCGGGTACCCGAGGATCAGCTCCAGGCTGCACACGGCGTCGGCTCAAACAGCTGGGTGGGCCGGCCGTCGCACCTGCCGGAGCACTTGAGCTACTCGGCGTGGGTGGTCACCCGAGCGCTGGAATACCTGGAAAAGCGCGACCCGTCGACACCGTTCTTCCTTAACCTCTCGTTCTTTCCGCCGCATCCGCCGCTCGCGCCGTCGCGCGTCTTCTATGAGCGGTACGCCTCGCTCGATCTCCCGGAGCCGGTCGTCGGGGATTGGGTCGATCCCTTGCCGCCCGGCGCGTCGCTCGGGCTGGATCCCCTCGGCGGCTCGCAGCGCCTGAATCTCGATCCGCTGACCATGCACTATTGCCGGGCGGCGTACTACGGCCTGATCAACGAGATCGACGCGCAGCTTGGTCGGCTGTTCAACGCCATGCGCGGCTCGTTGCTGACCAACACGTTTGTGATGTTTGTGTCCGATCACGGCGAGATGCTTGGCGATCACCACCTGTTCGCCAAGACCGAGCCGTTCGAGGCTTCCGCCCGGATCCCCTTCATGGCGATGCCGCCGCAGCCGGGCCGGGGCAAAGCGAATGCCGAGTTTCCCTCTGGCGTTACCTGCGACGCGCCGGTCGGCCTGCAGGACGTGATGCCCACCCTGCTGGACGCGGCAAACGTGCCGATTCCCCCCGGCGTGACCGGGCGGAGCCTGCTGCCGTTCATGCGCGGCGAGCGGCCCGAGTGGCGCGACGCCCTTCACGGCGAGCACGCCACCTGGCGCACACCCGACACCGGCACCCACTGGCTGGTGACGGCCACGCATAAGTACATCTGGTATAGCCAGACCGGGGACGAGCTCCTATTTGATTTGGCGGCCGATCCGAATGAGCTGCACGACCTTTCCGGCGAGCACGACCTGGAGCAGTGGCGTCGGCGAATGGTCGCGGCGCTGGTCAACCGTCCGGAGGGATTCACGGATGGGCGGCGGCTGATGCCCGGCCAGCCGCATCGGTCCTTCGTGCCGGGCAAGGGACCAGTCGTCGAGTGGCCGGACGTGGGCCGTTAG
- a CDS encoding thymidylate kinase, giving the protein MSDDDGMQPGPFPGRLFVVEGIDGSGKSTQLDLLHKWLTSRGVLVVSSEWNSSPIVRRTTRRGKRRRLFSPMTFSLIHCADLANRVHEQILPALQAGATVLADRYIYTAFARDAARGVDPVWLRHLYAFAPKPTMAFYFDVPLPEAIRRIEDGRAQLKYYEAGMDLGLSSDLDRSFQAFQGMIQTEYERMLDEFGLISIDATAPPTEQQHKVRELVEPHVGDALKIQDGGLADALTASGLTGRYLNTLGARR; this is encoded by the coding sequence ATGTCGGACGACGACGGCATGCAGCCCGGACCGTTTCCGGGGCGCCTGTTCGTCGTGGAGGGGATCGACGGCTCCGGCAAGAGCACGCAGCTCGACCTGCTCCACAAGTGGCTAACCAGCCGCGGGGTGCTGGTGGTGTCAAGCGAGTGGAATTCGTCGCCGATCGTCCGCCGCACCACGCGTCGAGGAAAACGGCGCCGCTTGTTTTCGCCCATGACGTTCAGCCTCATCCACTGCGCGGACCTGGCGAACCGGGTCCACGAGCAGATCCTTCCCGCGCTGCAGGCCGGGGCCACGGTGCTTGCCGACCGCTATATCTATACGGCGTTCGCACGCGACGCCGCCCGCGGCGTCGACCCCGTTTGGCTGCGCCACCTCTACGCCTTCGCTCCGAAGCCGACCATGGCGTTTTACTTCGACGTTCCGCTGCCGGAGGCGATTCGGCGAATCGAGGATGGCCGGGCCCAGCTGAAGTACTACGAGGCCGGCATGGACCTTGGCCTGAGCAGCGATCTCGACCGGTCGTTCCAAGCGTTTCAGGGCATGATCCAAACCGAATACGAGCGGATGCTCGATGAGTTTGGGCTGATCTCCATCGATGCAACCGCTCCGCCCACTGAGCAGCAGCACAAAGTCCGCGAGCTTGTGGAGCCCCACGTCGGCGACGCGCTCAAGATTCAAGACGGCGGCCTGGCGGACGCCCTCACGGCGTCGGGACTCACGGGGCGCTACCTGAACACGCTCGGGGCCCGACGATGA
- a CDS encoding CYTH and CHAD domain-containing protein gives MTRERVTREREHKLGVDPLVDLNLDRALAAYVTRPHEPRHLVTTYYDTADLRLLRWGCTLRYRVGEGWLVKLPVLDDGTALARDEVRVDGAADAPPPHAITIVRPFTRARPVIPLVRLETTRRSTDVADPQGRDVAEISDDAVTAYAGGAMAREFREVEVELRPDASEAVVRDVVTRLQVAGATVPIRVPKLRRAIEADAAASPEVTVPRLGLHATAADVIRVAFAEATRRLVLALPGVVLDEDPEAVHQARVATRRLRSNMRTFGPLLDEAWRRALGDELRWLAGLMQPIRDADVMLETLEAAARALDPSRTTPEPVLARLLVERQEAREELLAMLQSERTDQLLDRVIAASASPEVRVDARDMAPRELRSLARRAEGRLRRVASKVDAATSPDELHRMRIVAKRARYAAEAVERYGGKPVKRLARRLAALQDVLGDYNDAVVAAEWLRARPMAEPAAAFEAGELAGTLDARARAHAGDVPRALRRAGLT, from the coding sequence GTGACTCGCGAGCGCGTGACGCGAGAGCGCGAGCACAAGCTGGGCGTCGACCCGCTCGTCGATCTCAACCTTGACCGAGCGCTGGCCGCGTACGTGACGCGCCCGCACGAACCTCGCCATCTGGTCACGACCTACTACGACACCGCCGACCTGCGACTCCTCCGCTGGGGCTGCACGTTGCGCTATAGGGTCGGCGAGGGATGGCTGGTCAAGCTCCCGGTGCTCGACGACGGAACCGCCCTCGCGCGTGACGAGGTTCGAGTGGACGGTGCGGCCGACGCCCCGCCGCCCCACGCGATCACCATCGTGCGGCCGTTCACTCGCGCCCGTCCGGTCATCCCGCTGGTTCGCCTGGAAACGACGCGCCGATCCACCGATGTGGCCGACCCTCAGGGGCGAGACGTCGCCGAAATCTCTGATGACGCCGTCACGGCCTATGCCGGCGGCGCAATGGCCAGGGAGTTTCGCGAAGTTGAAGTTGAGTTGCGTCCGGATGCGTCCGAAGCAGTCGTTCGGGACGTCGTAACGCGGCTGCAAGTCGCCGGCGCGACCGTTCCGATTCGGGTGCCCAAGCTGCGGCGGGCAATCGAGGCCGACGCCGCCGCCTCGCCGGAAGTGACCGTTCCCCGGCTCGGCCTCCACGCCACGGCGGCCGATGTGATTCGGGTCGCGTTTGCCGAGGCCACGAGGCGCCTGGTGCTCGCGCTCCCGGGAGTCGTGCTCGACGAAGACCCCGAAGCCGTGCACCAGGCCCGCGTCGCCACCCGACGCCTGCGCTCCAACATGCGCACGTTTGGACCGCTCTTGGACGAGGCGTGGCGGCGCGCGCTGGGCGACGAGTTGCGGTGGCTGGCCGGGCTCATGCAGCCGATTCGCGACGCCGACGTGATGCTCGAGACGCTCGAGGCGGCGGCTCGCGCGCTGGACCCGTCGCGCACGACTCCCGAGCCGGTGCTCGCGCGACTGCTCGTCGAGCGGCAGGAAGCGCGGGAAGAGCTCCTGGCCATGCTCCAGAGCGAGCGCACCGACCAGTTGCTCGATCGCGTGATCGCCGCGTCGGCCTCGCCCGAGGTACGTGTCGATGCACGCGACATGGCGCCGCGCGAGCTTCGATCCCTGGCGCGACGGGCTGAGGGACGCCTGCGTCGCGTGGCGTCCAAGGTCGACGCCGCCACCAGCCCCGACGAGTTGCATCGCATGCGCATCGTGGCCAAGCGCGCGCGCTATGCCGCCGAGGCGGTGGAGCGCTATGGGGGCAAGCCGGTCAAGCGCCTGGCGCGCCGTCTCGCCGCGCTCCAGGATGTCCTGGGCGACTACAACGACGCGGTCGTCGCGGCGGAGTGGCTGCGAGCCCGTCCCATGGCCGAGCCCGCGGCGGCATTCGAGGCCGGGGAGCTGGCGGGCACGCTCGACGCCAGGGCCCGCGCCCACGCCGGCGACGTTCCACGAGCGCTGCGCCGGGCGGGCCTGACCTAA
- a CDS encoding family 10 glycosylhydrolase, with the protein MTGDEHDRIADRWLASDPIYLTDLDRCEPASALVDVPALRHWRKLAYTTDDLEGTMLLAGPQTAAPTVTYPLEASGWHAISVGLVRCHAGGHHARYSELEVRLTDDQVSTMLTLPSLADHYPDEPMPEHREVAELFWKCAELDGQQLELGQPAARLKSGDEHASFACGAVHVAYIKLVPLTDDEAAQVAADRQRADTKRLFAHNDSHGPHWVWRLTSADEIRREIEPYRDTDFSRMYWEAGGGDEVHYFSKIAHIPTIEEVQDFNRRGDRLHAESWRVFRDAGIDPFAVAVDHTHELGMEFHAAWRVSGFHYPPPIDHNNFGDTFYDRHPEWRGEDRRGRRTPIMAYTYEGVRQFAVSLFREMTKYPIDGVCPLFNRRLPLVEYEPPLVEGFKREFGADPRELDERDPTWLAYRSRVLTQFMRELRQAMDDVSREQGRSTPIAVSAVVEGTEAANAFFGCDLKTWAQDGLVDTLIPYVSDLESRGSVAPWSDARELDYFLDAVDGTSCLLAPNVMPRRMSPEDFRRRAATIYGAGVEHLFFWDCAGGHGRANYRPMWNAVRRLGHVDEVLAWSRDGEPELGWISSDLRSVGGWSTAYADAG; encoded by the coding sequence GTGACTGGGGATGAGCACGACCGCATCGCGGACCGATGGCTCGCCAGCGATCCCATCTATCTGACGGACCTGGACCGGTGCGAGCCGGCATCGGCTCTGGTTGACGTGCCCGCGCTGCGGCACTGGCGCAAGCTGGCCTACACCACCGACGACCTGGAAGGCACGATGCTGCTGGCCGGCCCGCAGACCGCGGCGCCGACCGTCACCTATCCGCTCGAAGCGTCGGGCTGGCATGCCATTTCGGTTGGACTCGTGCGATGCCATGCCGGAGGCCACCACGCCCGGTACAGCGAGCTCGAGGTTCGGCTCACCGACGACCAGGTGTCGACGATGCTGACTCTCCCCTCGCTGGCGGATCACTATCCCGACGAGCCCATGCCGGAGCACCGGGAAGTGGCGGAGCTGTTTTGGAAATGCGCGGAGCTGGACGGGCAACAGCTCGAGCTGGGTCAGCCGGCGGCCCGCCTGAAGTCCGGCGACGAGCACGCGTCGTTTGCCTGCGGCGCGGTGCACGTGGCGTATATCAAGCTGGTGCCGCTCACCGACGACGAGGCGGCTCAAGTCGCGGCGGATCGGCAGCGAGCCGACACCAAGCGACTTTTCGCGCACAACGACTCCCACGGGCCCCATTGGGTTTGGCGGCTGACGTCGGCAGACGAGATTCGCCGCGAGATCGAGCCCTATCGCGACACCGACTTCAGCCGCATGTATTGGGAAGCCGGGGGCGGCGACGAGGTCCACTACTTCTCGAAGATCGCGCACATCCCGACGATCGAGGAGGTGCAGGACTTCAATCGCCGCGGCGACCGGCTCCATGCCGAGAGCTGGCGCGTGTTCCGCGATGCGGGGATCGACCCGTTTGCCGTCGCGGTGGACCACACCCACGAGCTCGGCATGGAGTTTCACGCGGCCTGGCGAGTTTCGGGGTTCCACTACCCGCCGCCAATCGACCACAACAACTTTGGCGATACGTTCTACGACCGCCACCCAGAGTGGCGCGGCGAGGACCGCCGGGGCCGGCGCACGCCGATCATGGCCTACACCTACGAGGGTGTGCGCCAGTTCGCGGTTTCCCTGTTTCGCGAAATGACGAAATACCCGATCGACGGCGTGTGTCCGCTCTTCAATCGGCGTCTGCCGCTGGTGGAGTACGAGCCGCCGTTGGTGGAAGGATTCAAGCGCGAGTTCGGCGCCGATCCGCGCGAGCTGGACGAGCGCGATCCAACCTGGCTGGCCTATCGCTCGCGCGTCCTCACCCAGTTCATGCGCGAGCTGCGGCAGGCGATGGACGACGTAAGCCGGGAGCAGGGGCGGTCGACGCCGATTGCGGTGTCGGCCGTCGTCGAAGGCACCGAGGCCGCCAACGCCTTCTTTGGCTGCGATCTCAAGACCTGGGCCCAGGACGGCCTGGTCGACACACTGATTCCCTACGTCTCCGACTTGGAATCGCGCGGCTCCGTGGCGCCCTGGTCCGACGCACGGGAGCTGGACTATTTCCTGGATGCGGTCGACGGCACGTCGTGCCTGCTGGCGCCGAACGTGATGCCGCGCCGGATGAGTCCCGAGGACTTTCGCCGACGGGCCGCCACGATCTACGGCGCGGGCGTCGAGCACTTGTTCTTCTGGGACTGCGCGGGCGGCCACGGACGCGCGAACTACCGCCCGATGTGGAACGCGGTGCGGCGCCTGGGCCACGTGGACGAGGTGCTGGCCTGGAGCCGCGACGGCGAGCCGGAGTTGGGCTGGATCTCGTCCGACCTGCGAAGCGTGGGCGGCTGGAGCACGGCGTACGCCGATGCCGGGTAG